One Streptomyces sp. P9-A2 DNA window includes the following coding sequences:
- the lpdA gene encoding dihydrolipoyl dehydrogenase, producing MANDASTVFDLVILGGGSGGYAAALRGAQLGLDVALIEKSKVGGTCLHNGCIPTKALLHAGEIADQARESEQFGVKATFEGIDMAAVHKYKDDVISGLYKGLQGLIASRKVTYIEGEGRLSSPTSVDVNGQRVQGRHVLLATGSVPKSLPGLEIDGDRILSSDHALVLDRVPKSAIVLGGGVIGVEFASAWKSFGAEVTIVEGLKHLVPVEDENSSKLLERAFRKRGIKFNLGTFFQKAEYTQDGVKVTLADGKEFEAEVLLVAIGRGPVSQGLGYEEAGVAMDRGYVLVDEYMRTNVPTISAVGDLVPTLQLAHVGFAEGMLVAERLAGLKTVPVDYDGVPRVTYCHPEVASVGITEAKAKEIYGADKVVALKYNLAGNGKSKILKTAGEIKLVQVKDGAVVGVHMVGDRMGEQVGEAQLIYNWEALPAEVAQLVHAHPTQNEALGEAHLALAGKPLHSHD from the coding sequence GTGGCGAACGACGCCAGCACTGTTTTCGACCTAGTGATCCTCGGCGGTGGCAGCGGCGGTTACGCCGCGGCTCTGCGCGGGGCGCAGCTGGGCCTGGACGTCGCCCTGATCGAGAAGAGCAAGGTCGGCGGTACCTGCCTGCACAACGGGTGTATCCCCACCAAAGCCCTGCTGCACGCGGGAGAGATCGCCGACCAGGCCCGCGAGAGCGAGCAGTTCGGTGTGAAGGCCACCTTCGAGGGCATCGACATGGCGGCCGTCCACAAGTACAAGGACGACGTGATCTCGGGCCTGTACAAGGGTCTGCAGGGTCTGATCGCTTCCCGCAAGGTGACCTACATCGAGGGTGAGGGCCGGCTGTCCTCGCCGACCTCCGTCGACGTGAACGGTCAGCGGGTCCAGGGCCGCCACGTCCTGCTGGCGACCGGCTCCGTGCCGAAGTCGCTGCCGGGCCTGGAGATCGACGGCGACCGGATCCTCTCCTCCGACCACGCCCTCGTCCTGGACCGGGTGCCGAAGTCCGCGATCGTGCTGGGCGGCGGCGTCATCGGCGTCGAGTTCGCCTCCGCGTGGAAGTCGTTCGGCGCCGAGGTCACCATCGTCGAGGGCCTCAAGCACCTCGTCCCGGTCGAGGACGAGAACAGCTCGAAGCTGCTGGAGCGGGCGTTCCGCAAGCGGGGCATCAAGTTCAACCTGGGCACCTTCTTCCAGAAGGCCGAGTACACCCAGGACGGCGTGAAGGTCACCCTCGCCGACGGCAAGGAGTTCGAGGCCGAGGTCCTGCTCGTCGCCATCGGCCGCGGCCCGGTCTCGCAGGGCCTGGGCTACGAGGAGGCCGGGGTCGCCATGGACCGCGGCTACGTCCTGGTCGACGAGTACATGCGGACCAACGTCCCGACGATCTCCGCGGTCGGCGACCTCGTCCCGACGCTCCAGCTCGCGCACGTCGGCTTCGCGGAGGGCATGCTGGTGGCGGAGCGGCTGGCCGGTCTGAAGACCGTCCCGGTCGACTACGACGGCGTGCCCCGGGTGACGTACTGCCACCCGGAGGTCGCCTCCGTCGGCATCACCGAGGCCAAGGCCAAGGAGATCTACGGCGCGGACAAGGTCGTCGCCCTGAAGTACAACCTGGCGGGCAACGGCAAGAGCAAGATCCTCAAGACCGCGGGCGAGATCAAGCTCGTCCAGGTCAAGGACGGTGCGGTGGTCGGCGTCCACATGGTCGGCGACCGTATGGGCGAGCAGGTGGGTGAGGCCCAGCTGATCTACAACTGGGAGGCGCTGCCTGCCGAGGTCGCCCAGCTGGTCCACGCCCACCCGACGCAGAACGAGGCGCTCGGCGAGGCGCACCTGGCCCTCGCGGGCAAGCCCCTCCACTCCCACGACTGA
- the sucB gene encoding 2-oxoglutarate dehydrogenase, E2 component, dihydrolipoamide succinyltransferase has protein sequence MAVSVTLPALGESVTEGTVTRWLKAEGERVEADEPLLEVSTDKVDTEIPAPASGVLSSIKVAEDETVEVGAELALIDDGSGAPAEAPAPAAEQPEPAAAPAPEPAAAAPSTEQPAPAPAPTADATAGGGSAEGTDVVLPALGESVTEGTVTRWLKSVGDSVEADEPLLEVSTDKVDTEIPAPTSGVLLEITVGEDETAEVGAKLAVIGAPGAAPAAAAPEPASAPQAAPAPAPAATPEPAPAPAAPAPAPQQAAPSPAPAAPAAPAPAAPAPTAAAPAAAPAAAQPADDGAYVTPLVRKLAAEHGVVLSTVKGTGVGGRIRKQDVVAAAEAAKAAPAAAPAPQAAPAAKRAPVLEASPLRGQTVKMPRIRKVIGDNMVKALHEQAQLSSVVEVDVTRLMKLRTRAKESFAAREGVKLSPMPFFVKAAAQALKAHPAVNARINVDEGTITYFDTEHIGIAVDSEKGLMTPVIKNAGDLNIAGISKATAELAGKVRASKITPDELSGGTFTISNTGSRGALFDTIIVPPGQVAILGIGATVKRPAVIETEEGTVIGVRDMTYLTLSYDHRLVDGADAARYLNSVKAILEAGEFEVELGL, from the coding sequence ATGGCGGTTTCCGTAACCCTTCCGGCGCTCGGCGAAAGCGTCACCGAGGGCACTGTCACCCGATGGCTGAAGGCCGAGGGCGAGCGCGTCGAGGCCGACGAGCCGCTGCTCGAGGTCTCCACCGACAAGGTCGACACCGAGATCCCGGCTCCGGCCTCCGGCGTGCTGTCCTCCATCAAGGTCGCCGAGGACGAGACCGTCGAGGTCGGTGCCGAGCTGGCCCTGATCGACGACGGCAGCGGTGCCCCCGCCGAGGCCCCGGCCCCGGCCGCCGAGCAGCCCGAGCCCGCCGCCGCACCGGCCCCTGAGCCGGCGGCGGCCGCCCCCTCCACCGAGCAGCCCGCCCCGGCTCCGGCGCCCACCGCCGACGCCACGGCCGGCGGCGGCTCCGCCGAGGGCACGGACGTGGTCCTGCCCGCGCTCGGCGAGTCCGTCACCGAGGGCACCGTCACCCGCTGGCTGAAGTCGGTCGGTGACAGCGTCGAGGCCGACGAGCCGCTGCTCGAGGTCTCCACCGACAAGGTCGACACCGAGATCCCGGCGCCCACCTCGGGTGTGCTGCTGGAGATCACGGTCGGCGAGGACGAGACGGCCGAGGTGGGCGCCAAGCTCGCCGTCATCGGCGCTCCGGGTGCCGCTCCGGCGGCTGCCGCCCCGGAACCGGCTTCCGCCCCGCAGGCCGCCCCCGCACCGGCTCCGGCCGCGACTCCGGAGCCCGCCCCGGCTCCGGCCGCACCTGCACCTGCTCCGCAGCAGGCCGCCCCGTCCCCCGCGCCGGCGGCTCCCGCCGCTCCGGCTCCGGCCGCTCCGGCTCCCACCGCTGCCGCGCCCGCCGCGGCTCCGGCCGCCGCGCAGCCGGCCGACGACGGCGCCTACGTGACCCCGCTGGTGCGCAAGCTCGCCGCCGAGCACGGCGTTGTCCTGTCCACCGTCAAGGGCACCGGCGTCGGTGGCCGTATCCGCAAGCAGGACGTGGTGGCGGCGGCCGAGGCCGCGAAGGCCGCCCCGGCCGCCGCTCCCGCGCCGCAGGCGGCACCGGCCGCCAAGCGGGCCCCGGTCCTCGAGGCCTCGCCGCTGCGCGGCCAGACCGTGAAGATGCCGCGGATCCGCAAGGTCATCGGCGACAACATGGTCAAGGCGCTGCACGAGCAGGCGCAGCTGTCCTCGGTCGTCGAGGTCGACGTCACGCGGCTGATGAAGCTGCGGACGCGGGCCAAGGAGTCGTTCGCGGCCCGCGAGGGCGTCAAGCTCTCCCCGATGCCGTTCTTCGTCAAGGCCGCCGCCCAGGCGCTGAAGGCCCACCCGGCCGTCAACGCCCGGATCAACGTGGACGAGGGGACCATCACCTACTTCGACACCGAGCACATCGGTATCGCGGTGGACTCCGAGAAGGGCCTGATGACCCCGGTCATCAAGAACGCCGGTGACCTCAACATCGCCGGCATCTCCAAGGCCACGGCCGAACTGGCGGGCAAGGTCCGGGCGAGCAAGATCACCCCGGACGAGCTGTCCGGCGGGACCTTCACCATCAGCAACACCGGTTCGCGCGGTGCGCTGTTCGACACGATCATCGTGCCTCCGGGCCAGGTCGCGATCCTGGGCATCGGTGCCACGGTCAAGCGTCCGGCCGTCATCGAGACGGAGGAGGGCACGGTCATCGGCGTCCGCGACATGACGTACCTGACGCTGTCCTACGACCACCGTCTGGTGGACGGCGCCGACGCGGCCCGTTACCTGAACTCGGTCAAGGCGATCCTGGAGGCGGGCGAGTTCGAGGTCGAGCTCGGCCTGTGA
- a CDS encoding GntR family transcriptional regulator, translated as MTAPVVHSLREQIREHILEGIISGRWQPGERIVERRIATELEVSQTPVREALRELESLRLIESAPNKGVRVRNLSATDLEESYPVRAGLEAIAAELAADRLSEDCSALEPHVAALYEADRVADGTGQVRHTVAFHRELVRAAGNSVLLHTWEGLGIEVFTALSIRWLGTVQQSYAEEHQDLVAAFRRRDPRIAEIVKAHVLGCAPRA; from the coding sequence ATGACCGCGCCCGTCGTCCACTCGCTGCGCGAGCAGATCCGCGAGCACATCCTGGAAGGGATCATCAGCGGGCGCTGGCAGCCGGGCGAGCGGATCGTGGAGCGGCGGATCGCGACGGAGCTGGAGGTCAGCCAGACACCGGTGCGGGAGGCGCTGCGCGAGCTGGAGTCGCTGCGGCTGATCGAGTCGGCGCCCAACAAGGGCGTGCGGGTGCGGAACCTCTCGGCCACCGACCTGGAGGAGAGCTACCCGGTGCGGGCGGGTCTCGAGGCGATCGCCGCGGAACTGGCGGCGGACCGGCTGTCGGAGGACTGCTCGGCGCTGGAGCCGCACGTCGCCGCGCTGTACGAGGCCGACCGTGTCGCCGACGGCACGGGCCAGGTGCGGCACACGGTCGCCTTCCACCGCGAACTGGTCCGTGCGGCCGGCAACTCGGTGCTGCTGCACACCTGGGAGGGCCTGGGCATCGAGGTCTTCACCGCCCTGTCCATCCGCTGGCTGGGCACGGTCCAGCAGTCCTACGCGGAGGAGCACCAGGACCTGGTGGCTGCGTTCCGTCGCCGTGATCCGCGGATCGCGGAGATCGTGAAGGCCCATGTACTGGGGTGCGCGCCCCGGGCGTGA